The DNA region CCGGTCGCCGAACTGGGGAGCGGAGTCGGCAGCCTCGCGGAAGGGGCCGTAGAAGGCCGAGGCAAACTTCGAGGCGTAGCTGAGGACGGGCGTCTGCTGGTGGCCGCTCGTATCGAGGGCCTTGCGGATGGCGGCGACGCGTCCGTCCATCATGTCGCTGGGGGCGACGATGTCGGCACCGGCGTCGGCCAGCGAGGCTGCTGTTTTGGCGATGAGGGTTACGCTGGAGTCGTTCTCGATCTCATAGTGCTCGCCGTCGCGGGCGATGATGCCGCAGTGGCCGTGCGACATGTACTCGCAGAGGCAGACGTCGGCGATCTGGAGCAGCGAATCGAGTTTGCGGTTCGATTTGAAGGCGCGCAGCGCGGTCTGGACGATGCCGTTGGCGACCCATGCTCCGGTTGCCTGCTCATCCTTCTGTTCCGGCAGGCCGAAGAGCAGGAGGCCGCCGATGCCGAGCGCGGCGCAGGTCTCCGCCTCTTTGATTGCCTCGTCGATGGAGAGGTTGAAGCAGCCGGGCATGGAACTGATCTCTTTGCGGACGCCCTCGCCGGGGCAGAGGAAGAGCGGATAGATGAGCGCGGCGGGATGGAGATGGGTCTCGCGGACGAGCGACCGGATCGCTTCGGTGCGGCGCAGGCGGCGCAGACGCGTGGCGGGGAAATTCATATGAATAGTTTACGGCGAGTGCTGTTCGGCGCAGGAGGGCCGTTTGCTGAAGTGTGCGCGGAGATGAAAGGATTGCGGAGCCGACGCTCGTCTCTCGTCGACCGCCGACTAGTCAGAAGAGAAGAAGGGGATGTTCCATGAGGATTCGTTCGAATCGATTTGCAACTGCTTTGTGCGTGGCGATTTTACTTTGCTCGGCGTCGTGGGTGGCCTACGCGCAGTCCGGCAGGGCGTCTGGGATTCCGGCGGCGGATCTTATACAGCCTTCGGAACTTGCGCAGACGCTGAAGTCTCCGACCGAAGAGAAGCCTCTTGTTCTGCAGGTAGGCTCCCACATTTTGTTTGCGGAGGCACATATTCCGGGAGCGGAGTATGCGGGCGCTGCCGCGCAGGAAGAGGGGCTGCGGGCTCTGAAGGATCGGGCGAGCAAGCTGGACCGAGCCAGGTTCGTGGTGATCTATTGCGGATGCTGCCCCTGGAGCAAGTGCCCGAACATCTGGCCGGCTTACCAGCAGATGAAGGCTCTCGGCTTCACTCACCTGAAGGTCTTGTACGTGGCCGATAACTTTGGAACCGATTGGGTAGACAAGGGTTACCCGGTCGCAAAGGGACGATAGGCATGGCTGCTGCTGATTTGGGTATGACCTGCCGGAGATGGATCGCGGGTTGTCTTGTATTGACGGGCGTCCTTGCAGGCGCGGCGCGATTGTCGCCGGTGGAGGCGCAAGCGCAGGCTCTGACGGCACAGAAGGCTGCGCCTTCCTTTATACGCACGGATTTGAATGGAGAGAGAGTCGAGCTTTCTGCGTATCGGGGTAAGGTGGTGCTGCTGAACTTCTGGGCAACGTGGTGTGCGCCGTGTCTGGCTGAGATGCCGGTCTTCGCCGCTTGGCAGAGGCAGTACGGCGGCCGAGGTTTGCAGGTGATTGGGGTGTCGATGGATGACGATGCTGCACCCGTGCGCAGGCTCTACCAGAAGTACAGGTTGAACTACCCGGTGGTGATGGGAGATGAGAACTTGGGGGAGCTTTACGGCGGCGTTCTCGGTTTGCCGGTGTCGTACCTGATCGACAGTAAGGGAAAGATCGTTAAAAGGTACGAGGGGAGCGTCGATTTGAAGCAGTTCGAGGGTAGGCTTCAGCGACTCTTACCAAAATAGAGGATCGCCAACAGATTTCAGGTACGGTCGGCGATGGCTTCGTACTCCATTCCCGACTCTGCCGGGGCCAGCACCCAGAGTGTGTAGATGCCCAGCGCCGTGCCGATGGGGAACTTCAACAGGGCAAGGATGGCGACGACGATTCCGAGTACACGTCCCCAGGGCTTGCGCCGGAGCAGGCTGAAGCCGACGAGGAAGGCCAGGAACGCGGTCACGACCGAAACCACGGCGATGAGCGGTAATAGAGCGACCATCCAGGGAGCACCGTGGAAGGGGCCGCCCCAACCCCAGTCGCCAAAGCTTCGGAATGTTATGACTCGCATAATGAAGATCCCGATCAGCCCGGTGATGATCCGGTAGCCTCCGAAGGCGCACCACAGAATGCCGAGCATCTGCAGGTTTCGCTGGACACGCGGCGCGCGCGTTGCATACACAGGGGGATACGGCGGGGGATAGGCCGGGGGAATGGGCGGCGGCGGGACCGGAGCAGCAGCAACTACGACTGGAGCGCCGCATTGGGGGCAGAAGCGGACCTCCGCCGTGACCTGGTTACCACATGTCTGACAGATCATTCGACACCTCCGGGTGGAGTCCGCGATCTTCTACAACATCTGGTACGCGCGCCGGACCATGCCGGTTCCATGCGCGGCTACGATACTCCTTTTTGAAAATAGATACGATAGTAAATGTGACCGTTTTTCCTCTGCTGACCATGCCCCTGCTTCCCAATGTTCCCTCGCCACTGCCTGAGTCGAGCGCCGCCGCGCTGGAGTGGCCGCGTCTGCGCGACGCCGTTGCGGGCCGAACATTTTCGGCGCTGGGGCGGGCGTGGGTGCTGGCGCTCGAGCCTTCCGCCGATCTTAGCTGGATCGACCGGCAACAGCAGCGGACAGAAGAGATGCGGAAGATGCTCTCGGGCGGTGGCAGCTTCGACTTCCATGGGCTATTCGACCCTACGGGGCTGCTCGACCAGGCGCGCATCGAGGGGGCAGCGCTGGAGGCGATGGAGATCAGCAGCCTGCTCAACGTCGTCGAACGGGTTGCGGCATGGCGTAATGTGATCGATCCGCCAGCCAGTGGCGCGCGGTACAACTGGCCGGGGATCGTCGCGCTCTCGGAGCCGCTGCTGGGTTATGACTTCGCGCCGCTGCTGCGGTTGCTGCGCGGCAAGATCGAGCCTGACGGCTCGTTGAGTGATGATGCGTCGCCGGAGCTGCGCCGGATTCGCCGGGCCATGGAGCGGCAGCATCGCGCCATCGAAGAGAGCCTGCGCCGGTCGCTGCGCTCGCTGACCGAGGGCGGAAGCACGCAGGACGACCTCATCACCATTCGCGGCGACCGCTTCGTGATTCCAGTAAAGGCAGAGTTCAAGCGCAAGGTGCCGGGCGTGGTGCATGGGTCGTCTTCGTCGGGGCA from Edaphobacter paludis includes:
- the hemB gene encoding porphobilinogen synthase, which codes for MNFPATRLRRLRRTEAIRSLVRETHLHPAALIYPLFLCPGEGVRKEISSMPGCFNLSIDEAIKEAETCAALGIGGLLLFGLPEQKDEQATGAWVANGIVQTALRAFKSNRKLDSLLQIADVCLCEYMSHGHCGIIARDGEHYEIENDSSVTLIAKTAASLADAGADIVAPSDMMDGRVAAIRKALDTSGHQQTPVLSYASKFASAFYGPFREAADSAPQFGDRRSYQMDGANLREAMREIDQDIAEGADMLLMKPAMPYLDVIRAARERCDLPLGAYQVSGEYSMMQAAFQRGWLEPERAMMESLLSIRRAGADFIVTYFAKDVARLLG
- a CDS encoding TlpA disulfide reductase family protein; this translates as MAAADLGMTCRRWIAGCLVLTGVLAGAARLSPVEAQAQALTAQKAAPSFIRTDLNGERVELSAYRGKVVLLNFWATWCAPCLAEMPVFAAWQRQYGGRGLQVIGVSMDDDAAPVRRLYQKYRLNYPVVMGDENLGELYGGVLGLPVSYLIDSKGKIVKRYEGSVDLKQFEGRLQRLLPK
- a CDS encoding rhodanese-like domain-containing protein, which encodes MRIRSNRFATALCVAILLCSASWVAYAQSGRASGIPAADLIQPSELAQTLKSPTEEKPLVLQVGSHILFAEAHIPGAEYAGAAAQEEGLRALKDRASKLDRARFVVIYCGCCPWSKCPNIWPAYQQMKALGFTHLKVLYVADNFGTDWVDKGYPVAKGR
- a CDS encoding zinc ribbon domain-containing protein, which codes for MICQTCGNQVTAEVRFCPQCGAPVVVAAAPVPPPPIPPAYPPPYPPVYATRAPRVQRNLQMLGILWCAFGGYRIITGLIGIFIMRVITFRSFGDWGWGGPFHGAPWMVALLPLIAVVSVVTAFLAFLVGFSLLRRKPWGRVLGIVVAILALLKFPIGTALGIYTLWVLAPAESGMEYEAIADRT